The following proteins are co-located in the Paludibaculum fermentans genome:
- a CDS encoding IS481 family transposase, with translation MDQRVQLLQEYDEGETVTALAEAYGVSRKTVHKWIKRREEEGVAGLQDRSRAPHTSPQEVSQEVIERILAERRKWNWGPRKLLRKLAEAEPERKHWPAPSTIAMILKRAGLSVTRKRRLRTPPFGQPFASVDGPNRTWCADFKGWFRTGDGVRCDPLTITDAHSRYLLRCQITPKTDGKHAAAIFEAAFREYGLPEVIRTDNGTPFSTRAPGGLSRLSMRWVRLGILPERTAPASPQENGRHERMHRTLKQDTLNPPAANPRQQQKRFHDFQRIYNEQRPHEALDYDTPAKHYQPSLRPMPRRIPEVEYPAGLVLRRIQNHGDLYYKDQRIFISEIFARQLLGLRQVDDRYFEVFYGMLLLGWLDIERNRFMRKKPKALEQQDDESAAVPAAE, from the coding sequence ATGGACCAACGGGTTCAACTATTGCAGGAGTACGACGAAGGCGAGACCGTGACCGCACTGGCGGAAGCCTATGGCGTATCGAGAAAGACGGTCCACAAGTGGATCAAGCGTCGAGAGGAGGAAGGCGTGGCCGGTTTGCAGGACCGCAGCCGGGCGCCTCATACCAGCCCGCAGGAAGTCAGTCAGGAAGTCATAGAGCGCATCCTGGCTGAGCGGCGGAAGTGGAACTGGGGCCCGCGCAAGCTATTGAGGAAGTTGGCCGAGGCGGAGCCGGAGAGGAAGCACTGGCCGGCGCCCAGCACCATCGCCATGATCCTGAAAAGAGCGGGTCTGAGTGTCACACGAAAGCGACGCTTGCGGACGCCGCCCTTCGGGCAGCCCTTTGCGTCCGTGGATGGACCCAATCGGACGTGGTGCGCGGACTTCAAGGGTTGGTTCCGTACAGGTGATGGCGTGCGTTGCGATCCATTGACCATCACGGACGCCCACAGCAGGTACTTGCTGCGCTGCCAAATTACGCCGAAGACGGATGGAAAGCATGCGGCTGCGATCTTCGAGGCGGCGTTTCGAGAGTACGGTCTGCCGGAGGTGATTCGTACGGACAATGGCACGCCGTTTTCGACGCGGGCGCCTGGCGGACTCAGTCGGTTGTCGATGCGCTGGGTTCGGCTGGGCATTCTGCCGGAGCGCACAGCACCGGCCTCACCGCAGGAAAACGGCCGCCACGAGCGCATGCATCGGACGTTGAAACAGGACACGCTGAATCCGCCGGCGGCCAACCCGCGCCAGCAGCAGAAGCGATTTCACGACTTTCAAAGGATCTACAACGAGCAGCGGCCCCATGAAGCCCTGGACTACGATACGCCGGCAAAACACTATCAGCCGTCGTTGCGCCCGATGCCACGTCGGATCCCGGAGGTGGAGTACCCGGCAGGGCTCGTGCTACGACGGATCCAGAATCACGGAGATCTCTACTACAAGGATCAGAGGATTTTCATCAGCGAGATCTTTGCGCGTCAGTTGCTTGGACTGCGGCAGGTTGACGATCGCTATTTCGAAGTGTTCTACGGCATGCTGTTGCTCGGCTGGCTGGACATAGAGCGTAATCGGTTTATGAGGAAGAAGCCGAAGGCGCTGGAGCAACAGGACGACGAATCCGCGGCGGTGCCGGCCGCTGAGTAA